A section of the Candidatus Omnitrophota bacterium genome encodes:
- a CDS encoding BamA/TamA family outer membrane protein: MMREILLLIPYFIWTLRPNSVFLEHILLKMKIDIRHSLKILIITLIYFTLGLFVLHPARADGYPHYDIQARLDIEKHSISAHEVVTFTNNYEKGITELYFHIYPNKKFNKKEKEFIYQFAGYFKANLFPDGFQESVLNIHNIVLNQRRLDFSIEDPDATILRVKLPFSLKKGESVKLEIDFDVTIPHAYGRFGWHKDIISLHRWYPLLSVLDDEGWHNYPFYLFHQPYFSDASTYKIDLTLPQDLVIVHSGVLTSRKTLDGGLKEISLETQRPTRDFSLALSPSYKVITKRCGNILVKSFYLQGDEFYAEQAANFACDSINYYSKHYGEYPYSEFSIAPVYLACGGHETSNMIFIDTRVYRLPKFLIRYFDFLISHETGHQWWFNVVGSDEYRQTWLDEGLNSYCLLSYLESKYGDKAEVLELPRFLDWLIPNFTFRDSSIFRYIYMAKNGIARPILGTLSSFKEPSSIFALAYGKGAQVFSMLRYLLGDEAFSRVLSRYYSEFKFKNASVEDFKKIAQDFTDKDLDVFFKQWLETDNVCDYAIAKVEGNRLIIEDKGAISMPLEVKVGLENNRIIRRKLEFKDKREEIIFDADIKSVQLDPENRILEIDKTNNSYPTKVKAKFVPLYFFAYEIPLFLDRGALNIITGPSLASNGLGLKSSLQKPDDLVFSVSGNFNFDDESLNTGVDIIKEHIAGRQRSLGFSFFNEDYHDDDVEDLRGGKIFLRQQLWPAAYGMIDNNDHLTLYLLRNQQWKGSPGSAERIDNLYYRKYEEAIFGSTIHIARRGPYPDFSRGFSFDSTVESAGHFLGGEESFWRLLQEFAVYKPINKKDVIAARIKFGWGGSADKRLFQLGGFDGLRGYQNKSIEGSRCLLLSLEYRLFIIEDLGIALFDNIINIDDIQLVSFFDVGKAWSGNYRSKDFKKDAGLGLRFHVDIASLFERLILRLDVAEAINDPDQDRRVWLGISHTF, from the coding sequence ATGATGAGAGAAATTTTGCTATTGATTCCATACTTCATTTGGACGTTAAGACCTAACTCGGTATTTCTTGAGCATATATTATTGAAAATGAAGATAGATATCCGCCATTCTCTTAAAATCCTTATAATAACACTTATTTATTTTACGCTAGGTCTTTTTGTCCTTCATCCAGCAAGGGCAGATGGCTATCCGCATTATGATATACAAGCACGCCTTGATATAGAAAAGCACTCTATTTCTGCGCATGAAGTGGTTACATTTACAAATAACTACGAAAAAGGAATAACGGAGCTTTATTTTCACATTTATCCTAACAAAAAATTTAACAAAAAAGAAAAAGAATTTATTTATCAGTTTGCGGGATATTTTAAGGCCAATCTTTTTCCCGATGGTTTTCAGGAAAGCGTTTTAAATATCCATAATATAGTGCTAAATCAAAGGAGATTAGATTTTTCTATAGAAGATCCAGATGCGACAATCCTGAGAGTAAAATTACCCTTTAGCCTTAAAAAGGGTGAAAGCGTAAAGCTGGAAATAGATTTTGACGTTACTATCCCGCATGCCTATGGCAGATTCGGCTGGCATAAAGATATAATCTCTTTACACCGTTGGTATCCTCTGCTTTCGGTGTTGGATGATGAAGGCTGGCATAATTATCCATTTTATCTTTTCCACCAGCCCTATTTTTCAGACGCAAGCACATATAAGATTGATCTAACCTTACCTCAAGATTTAGTTATTGTCCACAGCGGCGTATTGACATCTAGAAAGACACTCGATGGCGGCCTTAAGGAAATCAGCTTAGAGACGCAAAGACCAACAAGAGATTTTTCACTTGCCTTAAGCCCAAGCTATAAAGTAATTACGAAAAGATGCGGCAATATTCTGGTTAAATCCTTTTATCTTCAAGGTGATGAGTTTTATGCTGAGCAAGCTGCAAATTTTGCCTGCGATTCTATAAATTATTACTCAAAACATTACGGAGAATATCCTTACAGCGAATTTAGCATTGCACCTGTATATCTTGCTTGTGGAGGACATGAGACTTCAAATATGATTTTTATCGACACGCGTGTCTATAGATTGCCGAAGTTTCTTATAAGATATTTTGACTTTTTGATTTCGCATGAGACTGGCCACCAATGGTGGTTTAATGTAGTCGGCTCTGATGAGTATCGCCAGACCTGGCTTGATGAGGGCCTGAATTCTTATTGTTTACTTTCTTATTTGGAGTCAAAATATGGCGATAAGGCAGAGGTGCTTGAGTTGCCGAGATTCCTTGACTGGCTTATACCTAATTTTACTTTTAGGGATTCCTCGATTTTCAGATATATTTATATGGCAAAAAATGGTATTGCCAGACCAATCTTGGGCACTTTGTCCAGCTTCAAAGAACCCTCAAGCATTTTTGCTTTAGCCTATGGCAAGGGTGCTCAAGTTTTTTCTATGCTCAGATACCTTTTAGGCGATGAGGCATTTTCGCGTGTACTGTCCAGATACTACAGTGAATTTAAGTTCAAAAATGCAAGCGTAGAGGACTTTAAAAAGATTGCACAAGATTTCACTGATAAGGATCTAGATGTATTTTTCAAGCAATGGCTAGAGACAGACAATGTTTGCGACTATGCAATTGCTAAGGTAGAAGGAAATCGGCTTATAATTGAAGATAAAGGAGCAATCTCCATGCCGCTTGAAGTTAAGGTAGGGTTGGAGAATAATAGAATAATCAGAAGAAAATTAGAGTTTAAAGATAAGAGAGAAGAGATAATATTTGATGCGGATATTAAGTCAGTACAGCTTGATCCTGAGAATCGCATCTTAGAAATAGACAAGACAAATAATAGCTACCCTACTAAAGTAAAGGCAAAATTTGTTCCTTTGTATTTCTTTGCCTATGAGATCCCATTGTTTTTAGATAGAGGTGCCCTTAATATAATAACTGGCCCTTCTTTAGCATCCAATGGCCTAGGTCTAAAGTCCTCCTTGCAGAAACCCGATGATCTTGTGTTTTCGGTTTCTGGTAATTTCAATTTTGATGACGAGAGCCTAAATACGGGGGTCGATATCATAAAGGAACATATAGCTGGCAGGCAACGAAGTCTAGGATTTAGCTTTTTTAATGAGGATTATCACGACGATGATGTAGAAGATTTACGCGGCGGAAAGATATTTTTGCGGCAGCAACTGTGGCCTGCAGCCTATGGTATGATTGATAATAACGACCACTTGACTTTATATTTACTTCGCAACCAACAATGGAAAGGCTCGCCTGGTTCCGCTGAGAGGATAGATAATCTGTATTATCGTAAATATGAAGAGGCTATATTTGGTAGCACGATTCATATTGCTCGGCGTGGTCCCTATCCTGATTTCTCGCGCGGATTTTCTTTTGATAGCACTGTTGAATCAGCAGGGCATTTTTTAGGTGGCGAGGAATCATTTTGGCGCCTATTGCAGGAATTCGCGGTTTACAAACCTATAAACAAAAAAGATGTGATTGCAGCGCGGATTAAATTCGGCTGGGGAGGCTCAGCTGATAAAAGACTGTTTCAGTTAGGTGGATTTGATGGCCTGAGAGGATATCAGAATAAGAGCATTGAAGGAAGTCGATGTCTTCTCTTGAGTCTTGAATACCGCTTATTTATAATCGAGGATTTAGGTATTGCTTTGTTCGATAATATTATTAATATAGATGATATTCAACTTGTCAGCTTCTTTGATGTTGGTAAGGCCTGGAGTGGTAATTATCGCAGCAAGGATTTTAAGAAGGATGCAGGGCTTGGTTTGCGTTTTCATGTGGATATCGCATCACTTTTTGAGCGTTTAATTTTGCGTTTGGACGTGGCAGAGGCAATTAATGACCCTGATCAGGACAGACGCGTTTGGCTGGGTATAAGCCATACATTCTAA
- a CDS encoding WYL domain-containing protein, whose amino-acid sequence MNDLKDKELVIFDLETTGLNPQEGDRICEIAGIKYKDDSVIDTFHSLIDPQRPISPAAYAINRIDKEMLKDAPKNIDVLPHFAKFISGTYLAAYNIRFDLNFLTNELKTMGKTIGEDILFFDILALARRTLLQLPSYSLANVANSLDLKYLKLHRALNDVRLSWNVLSSLLDILKGRGIKNFSEVYTLCGFNPDLLSQANEQKIAFILRAIDFRFNLAIRYFSKSSAQVTERNITPKEIYEEHGKKYLIGYCHLRNDERNFAIDSILHLDVKT is encoded by the coding sequence ATGAATGATTTAAAGGATAAGGAATTAGTAATCTTTGATTTAGAAACAACTGGTTTGAATCCTCAAGAAGGAGATCGTATCTGCGAAATCGCAGGCATAAAGTATAAAGATGATAGTGTGATTGACACCTTCCATTCTTTGATTGATCCTCAAAGGCCGATATCCCCTGCTGCCTATGCGATAAACCGTATTGATAAGGAGATGTTAAAGGATGCTCCTAAAAATATTGATGTCTTGCCGCATTTTGCAAAGTTTATCTCAGGGACATATCTGGCTGCCTACAATATAAGGTTTGATTTGAATTTTCTGACAAATGAATTGAAGACCATGGGCAAGACTATTGGAGAGGATATTTTGTTTTTTGATATTCTTGCTCTTGCCCGGCGTACTTTATTACAGCTACCAAGCTATTCTTTAGCTAATGTTGCAAATAGTCTTGATCTGAAGTATCTCAAGCTTCACCGCGCCCTGAATGATGTCCGTTTGAGCTGGAATGTCTTAAGCTCACTGCTTGATATATTAAAAGGAAGAGGTATTAAGAATTTTTCCGAAGTCTATACGCTTTGCGGATTTAATCCGGATTTATTGAGCCAGGCCAACGAGCAAAAGATCGCATTCATCTTAAGGGCGATTGATTTTCGTTTTAATCTCGCCATTCGCTATTTTTCCAAATCCTCAGCACAGGTCACTGAAAGAAATATTACCCCTAAAGAGATTTATGAAGAACATGGTAAGAAATATCTAATAGGATATTGCCATCTGCGCAATGATGAGAGAAATTTTGCTATTGATTCCATACTTCATTTGGACGTTAAGACCTAA
- a CDS encoding prepilin-type N-terminal cleavage/methylation domain-containing protein, giving the protein MNKTGVTLIEILVVTVIIVILVGILSFSLIQARSVFQSGDILVSLQSDARLGINHMLTDLRRTAYTQMTILQNTPSAGIDSITYHLPLDGDSDGLPDIVADALVWDTTDITISLDTATSSLIKTVNSNETVLANNVKDINFFDHNLDATLYLDELKVIMELEKTSSEGRTHNFISTSIINMRN; this is encoded by the coding sequence ATGAATAAAACCGGCGTAACGCTAATTGAGATTTTAGTTGTTACTGTCATTATTGTGATACTAGTCGGTATATTAAGCTTTTCTCTCATTCAGGCGCGCTCTGTGTTTCAATCAGGCGATATCTTGGTTTCTCTTCAGTCTGACGCACGCCTCGGTATTAATCATATGCTCACCGATTTAAGAAGGACGGCGTACACGCAGATGACAATCTTGCAAAACACGCCCTCTGCTGGTATAGATTCAATTACATATCACTTACCTCTTGATGGCGATTCTGATGGGCTCCCAGATATAGTCGCAGACGCATTGGTATGGGATACTACGGATATAACAATTAGCTTAGATACTGCCACTTCCTCTTTGATCAAGACCGTGAACTCCAATGAGACTGTCTTAGCTAATAATGTTAAAGATATAAATTTCTTCGACCACAATCTTGATGCGACATTATATTTGGATGAATTAAAGGTCATAATGGAATTAGAAAAGACAAGTAGCGAAGGCAGGACGCACAATTTTATCTCCACCAGTATAATAAATATGCGCAATTAA
- a CDS encoding type II secretion system GspH family protein yields MATLILKQMNRKGIVLITSYMVIVVLLILAATIVQRALSEFNLARRNKITTEGLYLAEGAIEEAAYTLAYNVANYLPVPDTFTDTVSLSSDFNLSYSWTALDVDHTVADSLGIITIIRHYQIIAVATDINYGISSIVNQIVARKKTYTFQHAVFYNYDLEMLPGPDMTLSGKVHSNEDIYIGTHNTFTIDSEYLYSAGNIYNGRKDSALSMDGGVSIKKSGTSDYYFMKEAGDIDPLDSDRSDWTDESQNRWNGTVKSGVHGVTSLAAPEVGSIEPDSYYADNADLKIVNTNAYDSSGTPVVLPAGTISESNFYNQREATWVTVTNIDMNLLNSSGFFPSNGLLYITRTDASSSSPNGARLNNASELNSDLTVVSNDPVYVQGDYNNTNKKPAAVICDSLNLLSNNWDDANSSFNLSSRVATNTTMNAAFIAGIDETSVGNYNGGLENYPRLLETWSNKTLSIRGSFVGLWNSQIAQGAWQYGSPQYEAPRRDWDYDTDFNDSTKLPPFTPFAVETERVAWWKG; encoded by the coding sequence ATGGCGACCCTTATCCTTAAACAGATGAATAGAAAAGGCATTGTTTTAATTACATCTTATATGGTTATAGTTGTCTTGTTAATTCTAGCGGCAACAATAGTGCAACGTGCCTTGAGTGAATTTAATTTAGCCCGGAGAAATAAAATTACTACAGAAGGCCTTTATCTTGCTGAAGGGGCAATAGAGGAGGCTGCCTATACACTCGCTTACAATGTAGCAAATTACCTGCCTGTACCTGATACGTTCACTGATACTGTGAGTCTGTCTTCGGATTTTAATCTGAGTTATAGCTGGACAGCCTTAGATGTAGATCACACTGTTGCGGATTCCTTAGGCATAATTACTATTATTCGACACTACCAAATAATTGCTGTGGCTACCGATATCAATTATGGAATTTCAAGCATTGTCAACCAAATTGTTGCCCGTAAAAAAACATACACATTTCAGCATGCAGTATTTTATAATTATGATTTGGAGATGCTGCCAGGTCCGGACATGACTCTGTCTGGAAAAGTACATTCAAACGAAGATATCTACATTGGTACACATAATACGTTCACCATTGATTCGGAGTATCTCTACAGCGCCGGCAATATTTACAATGGACGCAAAGATAGCGCATTGAGCATGGATGGCGGTGTGAGCATTAAGAAAAGCGGCACAAGTGATTACTACTTTATGAAAGAAGCAGGAGACATAGATCCTTTGGATTCTGATCGTAGTGACTGGACAGATGAATCTCAGAATCGTTGGAACGGAACAGTAAAAAGCGGCGTTCATGGAGTGACCTCTTTAGCCGCTCCTGAAGTCGGCTCTATAGAACCTGATAGTTACTATGCAGATAATGCTGACTTGAAGATAGTAAATACTAATGCCTATGATTCATCAGGCACTCCTGTTGTCTTGCCAGCTGGGACAATCAGCGAAAGTAATTTTTATAATCAACGTGAAGCAACCTGGGTTACAGTAACTAATATCGATATGAATTTGCTTAATAGCTCAGGATTTTTTCCTTCCAATGGCCTTCTTTATATTACTCGAACTGATGCTAGCAGTTCCTCTCCAAATGGAGCCCGTCTTAATAACGCTAGCGAGCTTAATTCAGACTTAACCGTTGTTTCTAATGACCCGGTGTATGTTCAAGGTGATTATAATAATACCAATAAGAAACCAGCTGCAGTAATCTGTGATTCTTTGAATCTTTTATCTAATAACTGGGACGATGCCAATAGCAGTTTTAACTTAAGCAGCAGAGTTGCCACGAATACTACTATGAACGCGGCCTTTATTGCCGGGATTGATGAGACGAGCGTCGGCAATTATAATGGCGGCCTAGAAAATTATCCCAGACTTCTTGAGACGTGGAGCAATAAGACGCTAAGTATTCGAGGTTCATTCGTCGGGCTATGGAACAGTCAGATTGCTCAAGGTGCCTGGCAATATGGCAGCCCCCAGTATGAAGCCCCCAGAAGAGATTGGGATTACGACACAGACTTTAATGACAGCACAAAGCTTCCGCCTTTTACGCCCTTTGCTGTTGAGACAGAAAGGGTTGCTTGGTGGAAAGGTTAA
- a CDS encoding MCE family protein, which yields MKSRTNKEIIAGAFFVVSIFFIIIVIFSLGAKVGIGESKFYQYVLFNDIGGLKIGAPVRISGVTVGSVVDIEFIRPVQSGQRVRVTLSVLSKYKKELDEHSLYTVKTEGLLGDKLIDIQKNPTAMPVQLSKKGYVIGQDAIDLYNLADDFSETTEYFNYLSTKMAGLVDDLQIFTRLSARTVERVEDKVIEGGLFSLFTKSGEK from the coding sequence ATGAAATCAAGGACAAATAAAGAAATTATTGCCGGAGCATTTTTTGTTGTTAGTATATTTTTTATTATTATTGTTATCTTTTCATTAGGGGCAAAGGTAGGCATCGGAGAATCCAAATTTTACCAATATGTACTCTTTAATGACATCGGAGGGCTAAAGATAGGTGCACCAGTGAGAATTTCAGGTGTAACAGTAGGCTCTGTTGTTGATATAGAGTTTATTAGGCCTGTCCAATCCGGACAGCGGGTCAGGGTTACCTTAAGCGTACTTTCCAAATACAAAAAGGAACTGGACGAACACTCCTTATACACAGTTAAGACCGAAGGATTGCTAGGAGATAAATTAATAGACATCCAGAAGAACCCTACTGCCATGCCAGTGCAACTATCAAAGAAAGGATATGTTATAGGTCAGGATGCAATTGATTTATATAATCTGGCCGATGATTTTAGTGAGACAACAGAATATTTTAATTACCTATCTACAAAGATGGCAGGCCTTGTAGATGATTTGCAAATATTTACTCGTTTATCTGCCAGAACCGTAGAGCGGGTGGAAGATAAGGTCATTGAAGGTGGTCTTTTTAGTTTGTTCACCAAGAGTGGCGAGAAATAG
- a CDS encoding PD-(D/E)XK nuclease family protein: MNTYWKRRPSWSKSRQGILEQCPFAYYYTYIGRYEKTEEGKTITQLLKLQKFYFFKGTLIHSAVRGQITQKISKRPISLEAAKNFIDLEFSKISNDQAKYISEAHNGFPLERSFLENERQDALSQITTFFSVLWPSYESLEILAHERLENFQIGDVKVWVQPDLVTKNLAGELIISDWKTGKEVSVSADTDLQLSVYILWASLHFAVNIEGIGAELTFLKTAQSFPTRRKKEQIDTLKDYIIQQARKMVSFRKKEDFIPKPNFNLCKGCNFATICPAAAMKEASSEGMAYGTR, translated from the coding sequence ATGAATACTTATTGGAAGAGGCGGCCTAGCTGGTCAAAATCTCGTCAGGGGATTTTAGAACAATGCCCCTTTGCCTATTATTATACCTATATAGGTAGGTATGAAAAGACAGAAGAAGGAAAAACAATTACACAATTGCTTAAATTGCAAAAATTCTATTTTTTCAAAGGGACTTTAATCCACAGCGCTGTTAGAGGCCAGATTACTCAAAAGATATCAAAGAGGCCGATAAGTTTAGAGGCAGCAAAAAATTTTATTGATTTAGAATTCAGCAAGATATCTAATGACCAGGCCAAATACATATCCGAGGCGCATAATGGTTTTCCTCTGGAAAGATCTTTTTTAGAAAATGAAAGGCAAGACGCCCTATCTCAGATTACTACTTTTTTTTCGGTGCTTTGGCCTAGCTATGAATCATTAGAAATTCTCGCTCATGAGCGATTGGAGAATTTTCAGATTGGGGATGTTAAAGTCTGGGTGCAACCAGACTTAGTTACAAAAAATCTTGCAGGAGAATTGATAATTTCTGACTGGAAGACCGGTAAGGAGGTTTCCGTATCGGCTGATACTGATTTACAACTTTCCGTTTATATTTTATGGGCCTCTTTGCACTTTGCTGTAAATATCGAAGGAATCGGGGCAGAACTTACTTTTTTGAAGACAGCACAGAGTTTTCCTACAAGACGCAAGAAAGAACAGATTGACACGCTCAAGGATTATATAATCCAGCAGGCGCGAAAGATGGTTTCTTTCAGGAAGAAAGAAGACTTTATTCCTAAGCCAAACTTTAATTTATGCAAGGGTTGTAATTTTGCAACTATCTGTCCTGCTGCAGCGATGAAAGAAGCCTCAAGTGAGGGTATGGCTTACGGAACAAGGTAA
- a CDS encoding secondary thiamine-phosphate synthase enzyme YjbQ: protein MKVETKFLKLKTSGNTDIIDITSEIQHFLSESGLEEGTVTVSAIGSTASVTTCEFEPGLVKDLKALFEELIPANRHYCHDEAWHDGNGHSHLRASLVGPSKTFIFSDGKLCLGTWQQIIFIDFDARPRQRKIVFQFSGR, encoded by the coding sequence ATGAAAGTAGAAACCAAATTTTTAAAACTTAAAACATCCGGCAACACAGATATAATTGATATTACAAGCGAGATACAGCACTTTCTTTCAGAAAGTGGCCTAGAAGAGGGCACAGTTACTGTCAGCGCTATTGGTTCTACGGCTTCGGTGACAACCTGTGAGTTTGAACCAGGATTAGTAAAGGACCTTAAGGCATTATTCGAGGAGTTGATACCTGCCAATCGTCATTATTGCCACGATGAGGCCTGGCATGATGGTAATGGTCATTCGCATCTGCGTGCAAGCTTAGTAGGCCCGAGTAAGACATTCATCTTTTCAGACGGCAAGCTCTGTCTAGGCACATGGCAGCAGATTATCTTTATTGATTTTGATGCAAGGCCACGTCAGAGAAAGATTGTCTTTCAGTTTAGCGGTAGGTGA
- a CDS encoding PAC2 family protein, which yields MIKFTRKVKLKSPIFIAAWPGMGNVAIKCATYLKDSLHAEEFAILDTADLFYPDEALVKEGIIQVPYFPKGKFYYWKNKLGRNDLIIFISESQPSADKGYFYTHKIMEVAESFQVKKVFTFAAMPAPIEHTQKSNVWFAATDRAFCLDLKRFKAKRMDTGQISGLNGLLLSIVRERGQRGVCLLGEVPLYTIQIDNLKASLAILEIFTKVLGIRINLDELRIQAQLQEEEMNRLIEYFRGGSEHKETISEEEIERIKKSLQFYTKLPNSVKERIEKLFEVVKKDISKANELKCELDKWSIYKDYEDRFLDLFKDRKRSSNQ from the coding sequence ATGATTAAATTTACACGAAAGGTTAAACTAAAAAGCCCAATTTTTATTGCTGCCTGGCCAGGTATGGGTAATGTTGCTATTAAATGCGCCACGTATTTGAAGGATAGCCTGCATGCTGAGGAATTCGCTATTTTGGATACCGCAGATTTATTTTATCCTGATGAGGCCTTGGTTAAGGAAGGTATTATCCAGGTTCCCTATTTCCCTAAAGGTAAGTTCTATTATTGGAAGAACAAGCTTGGTAGAAATGATTTGATTATTTTTATCTCTGAGTCTCAACCCTCCGCAGATAAGGGGTATTTCTATACTCACAAGATAATGGAAGTGGCAGAAAGTTTTCAGGTTAAAAAGGTGTTTACCTTTGCTGCAATGCCAGCGCCGATTGAGCATACCCAGAAATCAAACGTCTGGTTTGCAGCCACGGATAGAGCATTTTGCCTGGATTTAAAAAGATTTAAGGCAAAACGTATGGACACAGGTCAGATTAGCGGTCTGAACGGACTTTTGCTTTCGATTGTCAGAGAAAGAGGCCAGCGCGGTGTTTGTTTATTAGGAGAGGTCCCTCTCTATACAATTCAGATTGACAATCTCAAGGCAAGTTTAGCCATACTGGAAATTTTCACAAAGGTTTTAGGCATTCGTATAAATCTAGATGAATTAAGAATTCAAGCACAGCTTCAGGAAGAAGAGATGAATAGATTAATAGAATATTTTAGAGGCGGCTCAGAGCATAAAGAAACGATAAGTGAGGAAGAGATAGAGCGTATTAAAAAGTCACTACAGTTTTACACTAAATTGCCTAATTCAGTTAAAGAAAGAATTGAGAAACTGTTTGAGGTAGTAAAGAAAGATATCTCCAAGGCCAACGAACTCAAATGTGAATTGGATAAATGGAGCATCTATAAGGATTATGAAGATAGATTTTTGGATTTGTTCAAAGACAGGAAAAGGTCGAGTAATCAGTAA
- a CDS encoding M20 family metallopeptidase, which yields MINKNRLIKLTKDLISINSENPPGQEAKVAQYVKELMLRMKGPIVRTYAFSKGRPNVIGILKGKGSKGSLLLSPHMDTVPAGKNWKRDPFKPKISEGRLFGRGATDCKGNLAVSLEIMQSLSEEKIVLNRDVIIAATVDEETGSHEGMIKLLERKILKPHFAMILDSDDFKVIIAQKGLIHFKVKIFGKKAHGAYPDRGVNAIEIASRVIGDLGNLNFHFRRHAYLKAPTINIGKISGGEKVNIVADYCEFEVDLRFLPGMNPAQILKQIKKIISSRIKKFSLHVDSLQVPYEISKRHTFIRGILESDKRFTLSGSEGATVITFFKRHKIPAVATGFGSGGCAHIADEYVKVSNLYRGALALEKFIKEF from the coding sequence ATGATAAATAAGAATCGCCTTATTAAATTAACAAAGGATTTGATATCCATAAATTCTGAGAATCCTCCGGGTCAGGAGGCGAAGGTTGCGCAATATGTCAAGGAATTGATGCTTAGGATGAAGGGCCCGATTGTCAGGACCTATGCCTTTTCAAAAGGAAGGCCAAATGTAATTGGGATATTGAAAGGAAAAGGCTCTAAAGGCTCCCTCCTATTGAGCCCGCATATGGATACAGTGCCTGCTGGCAAAAATTGGAAACGCGATCCCTTCAAGCCGAAGATTTCAGAAGGCAGGCTTTTTGGCAGGGGTGCGACTGATTGTAAAGGAAATTTGGCAGTATCACTTGAGATTATGCAAAGTTTATCAGAAGAAAAAATAGTTTTAAACAGAGACGTAATTATCGCTGCTACGGTTGATGAAGAGACCGGAAGCCATGAAGGAATGATTAAGTTGCTGGAGAGGAAGATCTTAAAACCTCACTTTGCCATGATTTTAGATAGTGATGATTTTAAAGTAATTATTGCCCAGAAAGGACTTATTCATTTTAAGGTGAAGATATTTGGCAAAAAGGCCCATGGCGCTTATCCCGACAGAGGCGTAAATGCTATCGAGATAGCCTCTAGGGTAATAGGCGATTTAGGCAATTTAAACTTTCATTTCAGGCGTCATGCTTATCTTAAGGCCCCCACTATAAATATTGGAAAGATTTCAGGCGGAGAAAAAGTAAATATAGTTGCTGATTATTGTGAATTTGAGGTTGATTTAAGATTTTTGCCAGGAATGAATCCAGCCCAGATCTTAAAACAGATAAAGAAAATTATAAGTTCCAGAATAAAGAAATTTTCTCTGCATGTAGATTCCCTACAAGTGCCTTATGAAATTTCTAAAAGGCATACCTTCATAAGGGGCATCCTCGAATCTGATAAGAGATTCACTTTAAGCGGAAGTGAAGGAGCGACCGTTATAACATTTTTTAAGAGACATAAGATACCAGCTGTTGCAACCGGATTTGGTTCTGGCGGCTGTGCACATATAGCTGACGAATATGTTAAAGTTAGTAATCTATATCGAGGCGCTCTGGCATTGGAGAAGTTTATTAAAGAGTTTTGA
- a CDS encoding ATP-binding cassette domain-containing protein: MIEIKNLTKSFDGYLVLDNISLKVDTGGFFTLMGGSGQGKSVFLQHIIGLLKPDSGTIFIDSQDVTGLSENELLALRSDAGYLFQEGALFDYLNIFDNLALPIREHTKKEEGEILKMVEAALSEVELEGIAEKFPVQISVGMRKRVALARAIILRPKILLCDEPTAGLDPATGYSISRLILKLCHELNTTTIVVTHDCLNFFDISGSIAIIHAGKILAVGNQEEIKSSQDPIVRKFIPQLIH, translated from the coding sequence ATGATAGAGATTAAAAACCTAACAAAGAGTTTTGACGGATATTTAGTCTTAGATAATATAAGTTTGAAGGTAGATACAGGAGGATTCTTTACGCTTATGGGCGGAAGCGGTCAGGGTAAGTCTGTATTTTTACAACATATTATTGGCTTGCTTAAACCCGATTCCGGCACAATCTTTATTGATAGCCAGGATGTTACAGGATTAAGTGAGAATGAACTTTTAGCCTTGCGGAGTGATGCTGGCTATCTTTTTCAGGAAGGAGCGCTTTTTGATTATCTGAATATTTTTGATAATCTTGCTTTGCCGATAAGGGAACATACTAAAAAAGAAGAAGGCGAGATTCTTAAGATGGTTGAGGCGGCGTTAAGTGAGGTAGAGTTAGAAGGTATAGCTGAGAAATTTCCTGTTCAAATCAGCGTTGGTATGAGAAAGAGAGTCGCTTTAGCCAGGGCAATCATATTAAGGCCGAAAATATTATTATGCGATGAACCTACAGCTGGGCTTGATCCAGCAACAGGCTATTCGATTTCTCGCTTGATTTTGAAATTATGCCATGAATTAAATACTACAACCATTGTCGTAACCCACGATTGTCTGAATTTTTTTGATATAAGTGGTAGCATCGCTATTATCCATGCGGGTAAGATCTTAGCTGTTGGCAATCAGGAAGAGATTAAGAGTAGTCAAGACCCAATAGTAAGAAAATTTATTCCCCAGCTTATTCATTAG